From Triplophysa dalaica isolate WHDGS20190420 chromosome 24, ASM1584641v1, whole genome shotgun sequence:
GGTTTGCGAATCCACAcgtgcaaacacaacacattatgTAACCAAATATTGCAGTGCACGACCGCAAACTAATGAGATCATATTGCTGATATTAAAAACTAACTGTATGGAGGCAGTCTTGTTAAAAACAGGTCGCGGCACCAAAGTGACACACGATTACGAGAATCCCGACCCAGtagattaaatgaaaacacgAGCAGCTAGTTCTTAAATAAGACAGATATAGACATGATTTATGCATTAAACacggtggtggtggtggtgatgaTATGAAGGCCGCTCTGGTTGATAACTTAGTTTGATATTTATATAACTGACTGAATTGGGTCATTATGAAAGCCAGGCATCAAAGTGGCTTCTAACCAACAACAAGGCAGATAAGTGAGACCTAAAcagccaaacaaacaaacaaacacacactctcctCCATTGAAACAAAGCCAAATTCCTTCATCGTCCTCCAGATTGGAGGTTCTCCATCAACTTCTTCCAGCCAAAACTGAACATTTATTTACTCGACCCTACGTTGTTGCAACCCGTCTTGACTTTTTATCTTCTTGGTGAGATGTTAGGCAGAATGTTTAAGTCACCATTCATACTCATTGTATGTTTTTCCACAGAATGACAGCGAATGGTGACCGAGACGTCTTCATTTGTGATCCACGgaagaaagcaagtcatacatgtttggaacaacaccAGGGTGAGAATGCAGATGGTACGTTCCCTTATAGATCCTCAAGTACTACACACTAAATAGACTTCAAAAGCAAGGGAAAGATACTCGAACCTCAGTCATTGTACTGATCGGTCATTGCTTAGATCATTTCTTTGCTTTGACCTCAAACTCGCCATGTTTTTCAAAGCACTATCCTACagccagtgctcgaattgaaccgAGTCTTATAGGGGGTCCAcctcataagacttttttttggTGGTCTCGCAATGTCCAAttgatacaaaatacaaaatatatttgattataatatgCATTACTATATACTATTATCTTTAAAACAGGCTTACATAGAAGAGTAGGCTTTTTTCACTGTCCTGCGCTTAGTGGTCTTTAGACACGGGGCGTTTCCactttaaagagacatgacaactagcccataaacaaaattattgtaaataattcacaaaatgtaCCACATCCATTGCacgaatttaatcacatttgtcattacaATTTTgcctcaaatacaaatatctaaGGGCCCCCCAAAGTCGATTTTTTACTTCGTAAGGGGggtccctaatgccttatggggggtGCCGGAACCCCCCAGACCCCCTTCGATTCGAACACTGCCTACAGCTGATGTCTGTCTGGTTCTAACAACGGTGACAACTGCACTATAAGCAAGCTTGCGAACTTTGTATGGCAAGACAGTTTCACGCCCTCAAATCCCATCACTGTAACATCTGTGAAGAGAACGGTATGCGTGTAACTCCTCCCATTCTCACGAGCACGTCCGATCTCGTGCTTTCCACCTAAAAGCGGTTCTTTTCACCGTGCTAATAACCACATCAGTGACATACCCAACAAACATCCGCGCTGTCTGCCCATGCCGGACCCTCGGGGCAAAATATCTCCGACATGGGGCGGAATAAAACCCCCGCCCCCTTGCGAACGACACCGCTAGCCTTACGATCCAAACAAGGCTCAGATTTCATAAACACGTCTATGTGACAAAACGCTAAAAGCGCAACTTCTGTTGCCAATAGCGACGGTGGAACGTTCGCGTTTTTGATGTGCGTATCAATAAACGCGCCACGCGCGCCGTCGGCTTTGCGTAAACGGCAACAATAGTGCGCTGCCACATCTGAACGCACCTTTGCGCGTAATTCGGTTTGATTTGCGTGATGGAACAATGTGCAGACAGCACGCGCAGACGGCGGAGGGGTCGCTCGCGCTGATGTTTGCGACGCGGCGTTTGTTCTCACCTTGCTTCACGCACTTCAGGCGGAACGGGTCTTTGCAGTGCTTGATCACGGCCAGCACATCCCTGATGGTGAGCCCTGCCACCGGCGTATCGTTGACCTCCAAGAGCAGCTCGTCCTGGGACAGTTTGCCGCTCTGGATGGCCACCTTGCCCTGCTTCACCTCCCCAAAGTAAGGGAAATTGCCATTCTCGGCGCCTCCTTTCACCTCGAACCCCAGCTCGCCCTCCTTGTTTCTGGAGAGCACCGCTTCGTGGACTTTGTTCGTCCAGTGGTTCTTCTTCTTGAGACTCTTTGACATCGCTGACAGATGACTCGCCTACCAACGTGCGTCTGTCGGATGGCACCACATCCCTGCCCCAGCGTGGCCGGTCCCGACGCGTGCTCCCTCAGATCCTGCGCGGCTGGCCGCTGCTCGTAGTGTCCATGTTGCGTGCGGTGGAGTTGCGCTGGGAGCTGCGGCAGCAGTACGCAACTGTGTGGAGAAGCACGCTCGCTCACACGCTGACTGGCGAGTGACCCGGATGTGATGTCTGGAGGAGGAGGCGTGAGCGCGACGGCACGAACGTTAGAGCGCATTCCTCAGAGAGGCTTCGAAAATGTCTATCtttgcagaaataaataaaggtgTGGAATAAGACATGACGCAATCGTTTATGTGATCTTAAGCCTCCTCACTCATTATTTCTAGCTTTATAATATTCTAGAGCTTTGTCATAACTTGAAACTTATGAAAATAACCAAACagtaagaaattattttattttttgctttttgaaatgcatgatttgaaattattcatttatgatGTGGGAATTTGGTTGAGAAACCCTGCCACAGAGACAATGGCATAGACCTAgtcaggggtgccgccagaaattctgggccctatggaaaccaatatttctgggccccctacaaattgaaaaataaaaagggggtctgctcttttgggccctaaatcagcctgggcccttagaatcgtcctaaccttccaacCCTTTACGGCACCCATGGACCTAGTGAGCTAGGTTGTATGACCTACCAGGAGCTTAGAATGCTACCCTTTAAATGGTTCTTTCCTCTAGGCCTATACAGTTATAGATATAAGATATTATAAAAGATCTGATATGTGATCATGTGATATTACATGCTTCAGCTTCGTGTCATCTGAGTGGGATATTTGATGTTCGGTGCAGTAAAATATGGATCCGCTTTGTAGTCACTTACTTAGGATCTGTTTGATCTCCAAGGCATTGAAGATAGTTAAATCACTTACAGTATTAAAATACTGACTCAGTAAAAATATTGTGGATGAATTGGTGGGAGAAATCATTTTTGGTGTGTTTGCTTTTTCAATACAAAGTCATTTTACGGTTTATTATAGCGCATGACACCAAATGCAAATCCAGGAATAAAGGCAAACACAATACAATtctatttacatatacatttccAGTCTAAAATGGAGTAGGAGGAAGGGAGTCTTAGATGAAATTTTAAATGAGATGCAAACTGAGAGGTGATAAAGGTGAGACAATAATAGCAGGTGTTTCTAGTGTAtttttaaaggagcagttcaccttcaaaatgtaaattctgtcattgtttactcaccctcttgtcatttcaaacctgtatgacttgctttcttctacagaacacaaaagaagatatttggaaaatatgAGTACAgttccccattcacttctattgtatgacaACAACACCAATGCTAGggaatggggggctgttaacattctttggtttttaattttttagcattaaaatacaaattttatgtGATTGTAACAATTTTACAGAACAGTGTAAGAACTGGCTTTAAAAAGTGTAAGATGTGCAGAAAGGTGAGAAGGTATAACAATTGTGCACCTTGAAACGAGCAAACAAGGTTTTTTTTGGTTTAGTTAGTTTGATCAGGTACTACTGATGGTTTTATCAGACGCTCCTGgtccaaagttaacttccggtctggcAAGTGACTAACAAaacaactatttattttatgatatttatattttattgttttacaataatataaacataatattaaGTAAACAATTTCTTGATTttatcatatataattttttacagGCTGTGTTACCTTTTTTGCATGCAAGTTTTGCCAAGTAATCATTCATCTCGTGGTATCCCAAAATGAAACTGGCTAGACATCGTTTTAAATCACTGGAAATGTGTGGATCATAACTGATATTATGATGATGTTATTCAGCTTTCAGTTttaatttgaaacaaaaaaccGTCTCTAACAGTCCAATTAAATTATAAAGGAAGTTTAGACATATAAGATACATTTTAAGTGTTAAGCATCACTGCAAAGTCTGAAATACTCTAATGCTCACTTTATTGCTAGTAGACAGAAAAACATGCCTTTTCTTGTTGTCACCACAAGAGTGCACTGTGCATCCACAGTCTAAGCAAACCTCTGGTTTCTAACCCAGTATAGGTCATACGTTCATTCATCTGTTTTAATTGTAATAAGACATACAGATTGCATCTACAGATCATATGGCTCAATCACTTGACACATGAATAGTATATTTAAGGATGCCATCATTGCAACAGCATGTTTTATTAGCAAAATAGTGGACAGTCGTCAACATTTGCTTCCATTCAATGAGAAATTACATTTTGGGAAAGTGTAGTTTTAATTGATCAAACATTTTACTATCAGTAAAGCAGTGTATACTCCTGTAAGGTTTCACACCATGGTACAGATAGATTTTGTTCTATAGCATGGATGTGTGGATCTACTGTAGTGCAAAAATGGAAATGTGTTTTAGTAATTCTGAGGTATAAAAAACCTTTGGTCCGTTAATAGTTTAACAATTGTTCCCTTCgatcaataaaaaaagacatattaAAATTAATCTATTCCTCACCCTTTCAGAGAGTACTAAAACAGTTCATGATTTGCAGGTGCAGAGAACCAAATTCGTCACCAGATTTCAGCCTCACCACAGTTTTTCCATCATTCCACTGACAGGCAAATCTGACATCGGCACGCACTGTCCTTGCAATAATGGCTGTGCTCAGATcagttttataaatacatgacCAAACAAGACTGACCTCATAAGGTGGCTCTGCCCTTCAAATTCACAGTTCTAACACAGTTGTTTGGTCTTATCTTGTGTCCTTAGTCTAGAGTGTATAAGTTAAAAGGTTTTCGTAACAGCTGCATGGATAAATATCAACTAACTCAGTTGAAGCACAGCAACatttaacagcaacaaaatgcAAAGCGCTTGACCTTCACCttcatagtaaaataaaaatatgttcccCGAAACCCTTAGAGTTAAAAATACCCCTTTGAAAGGGCCTGTAAAGTAAAATCCTAAAAATGATGAAAACGTCAGCAACAAGTACAGttgtacaaatattttacacaaaaggCTTTTTTTCTAATGctctaaaaatgtttaaatgttcagAGAACataggctaaataaaaaagtgaagtaATTTCAACATTCATCTTCATGGTTCCACCTCCCATCCTTGCATCTCATCCTTCTGTCAGGCCACTCGGTACTGTATTGGAAAAAATAGATCAAACGTAATATGATAATGAATCAATTGAGagtattgtaattgtaatttggGGGATTTTGCACACTATTCCTTGACCAAATTCCTGCTTACCGGTAAAATGGCTCCTTTAAAAGAGCCCGCAGTCCTTCAGGTTGTTTTTGATGATGACATCAGTGACGGCGTCAAAGACGAACTGCACATTCTTGGTGTCGGTGGCACAGGTGAAGTGTGCGTAGATCTCCTTGGTGTCCTTCATCTTATTCAAGTCTTCAAACTGACACTGAACGTACGCAGCTGCCTCATCATAAGTGCTGGATCCTTGTAAAGAGAGTTTCCCAAAATCAGAACTTGTGCTGCCGATCAGTTAGGTCATTCAGAGATTTAAAGCCGTTCTTACCGGTATACTCTGGAAAACATATTGTAAGCGGGCTTTTCTTGACTTTGTCTTCGAACAGATCCTTTTTGTTGAGGAACAGGATGATGGAAGTGTCGTTGAACCACTTGTTGTTGCAGATGCTGTCAAACAGCTTCATAGCTTCATGCATTCGGTTCTGTTGCCCAGAGAAATACAAAAATCAATACACTACTTGACAAGAACATTAAAAGACTTTGACATTTCTAGGTAGAGCGGTAATATGAGTGGGACAATAATACTGAAGGGAAAGTGTTTGAGGTGGGGATGCAGAGGcagaaaacaacattaaagGAGAGGGGGAGCGAGATCGGGAATGAGACTAGGATCATCCGTAGCGTCTCGGAGTATTTTGACAATGACTCATACCTATCGAAgaaattgtttcatttttcaaacgacaTAGATTATAAAAAGctatcttatttttgtattattattggtGGCATTGTGAATGTCTTGAATCCACACTTAATGTGTTCACCCATAATTCCATTCCCTACATTGAGTGCTCACCATTTCTTCATCCTCAGCAAGGACAAGATCATAGTCGCTTAGAGCCACGCAGAAGATGATGGCGGTCACACCCTCAAAGCAGTGAATCCATTTCTTCCTCTCAGATCGCTGGCCACCCACATCAAACATTCTGAAAGCAGAGATGGTGAGATAATGAATACACATTGCGATTCACATGAAATTATAGTCTGTTTGAATGAAAGATGCCCTTACTTAAAGTGAAGATCTTTGAAGGTGAAGTGGGTCTCCACAATACCAGTAGTCTTCACTCTTGTTCTCAGGACATCTTGCTGAGTAGGGATGTAGGACGGATTGGATACTCTGTCCAAGTCATTCAGGTAGctgaaaaaagtgaaaagaatCGTTTTAAGCCTGATCACATCAGTCAGTTTAAATACGTTTTTGGACCACTtacaaaaaaacttgaatttttcCCCCAACAGCCTTCCAATGCATTTCTATTCTCTCTTTATTATAAGAGTTGCTATAAATCTTTATGACAAATATGCCTTGTTCACCAAGGTCGTATGCAAAAGGTACGGTTTTGCCGCATGCCTCGAGAACACGCTGTAccaatttgcatttttaaaaactttgcATAAAGCGTATTTGAATCTTGACCCATAATGGATGAAATAACATTGATTATAGCTCAGAAAATGAGAACGAGCTGATGACGTGGTTGGTGGCCACAATGGAAATGGGTGGAAGGGGAAGATTATGTGGAGAGCGCTGAGGTCATCATGTGGGAATGAATTTGGGCGGCAAAGGGGAAGAGTGGTGGCAACTCACTATGATGCAGAGTCATTCAGCTGGTACTCTCTGGACCGAGCGAAACAAGCTTGCACCCCTGAATCCTTCCACAGTCTCTGCATAATCCCGGCCAGCTCTGGCGTCATGAACCCTTCGTCCACTGAGCCAGCTAGCACAAACAGTTGCCGTGCATCATCCTGAAAAAACAGCCAATGGAACACATCGCAAATCACTTTCCTCCTTATGATGTCACAACAGGCTTTCTCTTTGATGTTTCAGCTTCTTTCTTAGAAGCTATTTTTACTTCGCAAGTATTTTTTCCCATCTGATATCAATAACAGGCATTGAATGCATTGTTGCTTGCTCATTTAAGTACGTAACAGCAGCACTTACAGCCCGTACTCCATCTTCAAAGTCGATCTTTAGACGGCCCATGGCCCTGATAATGGCGATGATGGACTGGATGGTGTTGCTGTAGACCACCGCTCTGAACTGTTTGCACTCCTCCTCTGAATAACCTTCTTCATGGATGATTCTGAAATACAACGTTTAAAGTCATTAAAGTAATACATTTCTAATCTTGGATTCTAATGGGTAAATAATTCAGTCGTGCCTTACTACACAAAACCTAGTAACAACTACGAAGCAACGAACATTTCATATAGTTACTGTTCAACTATTTTGCTTTCAAACGatgacattgtttttatttatgtcaatGATGTAATTTACAAATAATGAATAGGCCGTATCATAATGGGGGGACTTACTTCATCTGTTTAACAATTGTACTCTTTCCAGATTCACCAGcccctgagagagagagagagagagagagagagagagagagagagagagagagagagagagcatgtgtgtgttagcCAGATGGATACACACCCAAGCATTCCAGATCTTTCCCTGCTCCACAAATGGAGCGCTTCGGTTTGATGGTACAAATCTAACTTTCACATTAGCTCACCCTATGAATTCTCTCAAAGACTTATTTTGAAACCATAACAGAGACCATTCCACTCAAACCAAACACATACGACCATTTTAACTGAAATTTACATCACGTTGCATAACATCCAAGTGACTAAAACAACATGCTATTCTGAAGTAGGGCTGTgcaaaatttaagaaaaatgtggTATAtgtcaagttgttctaaatatGTGATACGACAACACTTAAGTCTGTAACATCAACTTAATGTTTCAatcaatgtgttattttttatctattgacagaaatgcaatataatatacataagtaTGTCTTctaaggtgtataaagaccttatataatgaagtgttatgtttttattactttaaaatgagctatttctatctacatacaccacgggtcccctaaCATGGacttcaccatgttgtttctacagtagccctaaacggacaaactgctctacagaaagtgttttgtgaatacgttatctccttcggcaaagaagcaaaaacacaacggcatcttagttctgtgtcagccactgtagtactttgaaagggaggggtggagtgagccattggttgcaatttgcaacctcgcCACTAGACAATTAaactttatgaaaatataattaaaacttaaaattacaCAACCAGTATACatagttttaaattattttggatTATTGATCCTATTTCAGACATTTTGCTAACTGCATCAATTTGGAACTTCGTTTTgttataaatttatttattgcaaaccattgcGATATGCACATTAGCGATATTATAGGACTAGTCTGATGTTTTTCAGTTGATTTACAGACTTGAAATTGGACATTTCTCAATTCTGTATGTCAACACCGAATGCAACCAAACAATCATCTCACCGCCAACGTCTAAACCATAGCATGTGTTAATCTGAATGGATTAATTAAACACGATCTTGGTGTAACGGGATTACAGGCAGTTGTCTGTAAACAGAAGATACTTGTTTTAATAGGCACATCAGACTCATGCAGGTGACAAACAAAATCTGCAGACCCATCCACGTCTTTCGAATCTCTAAAATAAGGCAAGCCAGTATTTAAATCCACACTCAGCAAAATTGTATTACTAAAGTAGCTCCGCCTTGCCATCAGACTCAAATTCATGTGATCACTAGGCGAACGTTTCAATTAAGCATCTCAGTTGTGGTTGAGGAGGTCCCTGCGGGTGGATGTCTCCTCCTCTCGATCCCACAGCAGCACCAACACAGCAATTAGGCCACATCAGCATCTCGCACAGACTCAAACTCTACTGTGAGGAGACCAAACACGGGAGCACCGAGTTTACACCAGAGACCCCCAAAAATCCCACAAGCGGGGATGAGAGATTTGTGCCAGTGCCACGGCATTAATCTGCTTTCAATGGCGGTGTGTTTTACCAGAAGTAAATATCAGTTTTTAGTACATTAAGTCCGGCAGTTTATCTTAAGACAAAAGCTTTACATACATGATGTGTTGACTTAAGTAGAACACCAAATATAAGTGGAGAAAAGTTACTACTTTGATACTAAAGTGTTTGCGTGTGGTTGCCAGGATGTTGCGATGCAGCTGTGTATAATCCCAAATCAAACATCCATGTTTTTTGGGCGTAAATGTGGGCGCTGTCATTTTTGAGCTGTTGGTGTTTAGACATCCGGGGAGCCACCATAACTAATTGCAGTCGTTCGGTGATTGAGACGAGTGTGCTGTTTTGACTGGCTAGTTCATATTtattatggaaccaaaaggtacAAGCTTAATGTGTGCAGTAAGAGATGGCCATAATAACTGATGCAAacgcaaaaaacaaaaaacatttgttttgaccGTAATCCATGCACCTGAACTAAATCCTATGATCTCCa
This genomic window contains:
- the gnaia gene encoding guanine nucleotide binding protein (G protein), alpha inhibiting activity polypeptide a produces the protein MGCTLGTGDKSANSRSKLIDKNLRDDGERASREVKLLLLGAGESGKSTIVKQMKIIHEEGYSEEECKQFRAVVYSNTIQSIIAIIRAMGRLKIDFEDGVRADDARQLFVLAGSVDEGFMTPELAGIMQRLWKDSGVQACFARSREYQLNDSASYYLNDLDRVSNPSYIPTQQDVLRTRVKTTGIVETHFTFKDLHFKMFDVGGQRSERKKWIHCFEGVTAIIFCVALSDYDLVLAEDEEMNRMHEAMKLFDSICNNKWFNDTSIILFLNKKDLFEDKVKKSPLTICFPEYTGSSTYDEAAAYVQCQFEDLNKMKDTKEIYAHFTCATDTKNVQFVFDAVTDVIIKNNLKDCGLF